The following proteins come from a genomic window of Neptunomonas concharum:
- a CDS encoding 2-hydroxymuconic semialdehyde dehydrogenase: MKEFRHFINGEYTASVNGKTFENRSPVDNSLIGMVHEAGQIEVDAAVKAAKQALKGPWGRMTAAQRTALLNKVADRINERFDEFLHAECLDTGKPHSIACHIDIPRGAANFKAFSETLSNHPTEGFRLDTPDGKGALNVGHRTPKGVIAVISPWNLPLLLMTWKVGPALACGNTVVVKPSEETPATTTLLGEVMNECGVPAGVFNVVHGFGPQSAGEFLTTHPLVDAITFTGETRTGEAIMKAASVGLRNISLECGGKNPGIVFADCDLEKAVEGTMRSAFVNCGQVCLGTERVYVERPIYDAFLKRMKEEVAKLKLGRPEDPEANFGPLVSLEHRDKVISYYQLAVEEGATVEIGGGIPDMGVDLNNGAWVEPTIWTGLKDDARVINEEIFGPCCHIRPFDTEEEVIALANDTHYGLAAAIWTENSAKAVRVAEQMETGLVWINSWFLRDLRTAFGGAKQSGIGREGGVHGLEFYTELKNICIKL; encoded by the coding sequence ATGAAAGAATTCAGACATTTTATCAACGGTGAATACACCGCATCGGTGAACGGCAAGACCTTTGAAAACCGCAGCCCTGTGGATAACAGTCTCATTGGTATGGTGCATGAGGCGGGCCAAATAGAAGTGGATGCTGCTGTAAAAGCAGCAAAACAGGCGCTCAAAGGGCCCTGGGGTCGAATGACTGCAGCACAACGTACTGCTTTGCTGAATAAAGTAGCGGATCGAATAAATGAGCGTTTTGATGAGTTTTTGCACGCGGAGTGCCTAGATACAGGAAAGCCTCACAGTATCGCATGTCATATCGATATTCCCCGGGGCGCTGCTAATTTTAAAGCGTTTTCTGAAACATTATCCAACCATCCTACCGAAGGATTTCGACTGGATACACCGGACGGAAAAGGAGCCCTTAATGTAGGGCATCGTACGCCAAAAGGCGTAATTGCTGTGATCTCTCCTTGGAATCTGCCTCTGCTATTGATGACGTGGAAGGTGGGGCCTGCGCTAGCCTGTGGTAATACGGTTGTGGTGAAGCCTTCTGAGGAAACCCCTGCAACAACAACGTTGTTGGGAGAAGTTATGAATGAGTGTGGCGTACCTGCGGGCGTGTTCAATGTGGTTCATGGCTTTGGGCCGCAATCAGCAGGTGAATTTCTCACCACTCATCCGCTGGTGGATGCCATTACCTTTACGGGTGAAACTCGTACGGGTGAGGCAATCATGAAAGCCGCTTCAGTAGGCTTACGAAATATTTCATTGGAATGCGGTGGTAAAAACCCAGGTATTGTCTTTGCAGACTGCGATTTGGAAAAAGCTGTTGAGGGCACAATGCGTTCTGCTTTCGTCAATTGTGGGCAGGTATGTTTAGGAACGGAGCGTGTCTATGTTGAACGTCCTATATACGACGCCTTTCTTAAAAGAATGAAAGAAGAAGTTGCCAAGCTCAAGCTAGGACGCCCAGAAGATCCCGAAGCTAATTTCGGCCCCTTAGTCAGCTTGGAGCATAGGGATAAAGTGATCTCCTATTATCAGCTGGCGGTGGAAGAAGGTGCGACCGTAGAGATTGGTGGTGGTATCCCTGATATGGGAGTGGATTTGAATAATGGTGCTTGGGTTGAGCCGACTATTTGGACAGGCCTCAAGGATGATGCGCGTGTAATCAATGAAGAGATATTCGGCCCTTGCTGCCACATTCGTCCCTTCGATACAGAAGAGGAAGTTATCGCGCTGGCTAACGATACCCATTATGGGCTTGCGGCCGCGATCTGGACTGAGAACAGTGCAAAAGCTGTGCGGGTAGCCGAGCAGATGGAAACGGGCTTGGTCTGGATTAACAGCTGGTTTTTACGAGATTTACGAACAGCATTTGGTGGCGCTAAACAATCAGGCATTGGCCGTGAAGGGGGTGTCCATGGATTGGAATTTTATACAGAGCTGAAAAACATCTGCATCAAACTTTGA
- the dmpE gene encoding 2-oxopent-4-enoate hydratase, with protein sequence MDQQQIMACGDELFEAMLQRHTLRPFTERFSDISIEDAYHISLRMVERRVEAGEKIIGKKIGVTSKAVQNMLNVHQPDFGYLTDKMAYNQGEEMPISERLIQPRAEGEIAFILKKDLMGPGVTNADVLAATECVMPCFEIVDSRIENWQIKIQDTVADNASCGLFVLGDSAVDPRKVDLATCGMVVEKNGAILSTGAGAAALGSPVNCVAWLANTLGSFGIGLKAGEVILSGSLVPLEPVQAGDFMSVSIGGIGRASVRFV encoded by the coding sequence ATGGATCAACAACAGATTATGGCCTGTGGCGATGAGCTTTTTGAAGCGATGCTGCAACGCCACACATTACGACCGTTCACAGAGCGTTTTAGTGATATCTCGATTGAAGATGCTTATCACATCTCCCTTCGTATGGTTGAGCGCCGTGTTGAAGCCGGCGAAAAGATTATAGGTAAAAAAATAGGTGTGACCTCCAAAGCAGTGCAAAACATGCTGAATGTTCACCAACCAGATTTTGGCTATCTGACGGATAAGATGGCTTATAACCAAGGTGAAGAGATGCCAATCAGTGAGCGGCTTATTCAACCCAGAGCTGAAGGTGAGATCGCCTTTATCCTTAAAAAAGATTTGATGGGACCTGGCGTTACTAATGCAGATGTTCTGGCCGCCACTGAATGTGTGATGCCGTGCTTTGAAATCGTCGATTCGCGTATCGAAAACTGGCAAATCAAAATTCAGGATACCGTTGCAGACAATGCCTCATGTGGTCTTTTCGTGTTGGGAGATTCTGCCGTAGATCCGCGTAAAGTAGATTTGGCAACCTGTGGCATGGTGGTAGAAAAAAATGGTGCCATTCTCAGCACAGGCGCAGGTGCGGCTGCGCTGGGTAGCCCGGTTAACTGTGTGGCTTGGTTAGCTAATACACTAGGTAGTTTTGGTATTGGTTTGAAGGCTGGTGAAGTCATTCTTTCAGGCTCATTGGTGCCTTTAGAACCTGTTCAGGCTGGTGACT